GCATCTCTGGCAAAATAGCTTCCTAAACAAAGAATAAGAAAGAGCGATTTAGGGTATCTCATAGCCGCATACATGTCACAACACAAGTGGGACCTACCTTTCCCATAGACATCTCCATGGCTACCAGTAAGCCTCCAGTCAAAGTTGTATGTACAAATAGCAGGAACGTTGCTGTGGCCTGTGCCGTGAAACAACATCCTCTCCTCGATGTCCTGCGCTCGCTTTACCTTTCGCAACTGTGCTTTTTTCCTTTGGAAAAACCAAGGAAGAAGAAAAGCAGATTACATTCGATTAAATATTCATAATGTTTACCTAcatcaaaaaaacaaacaagttaCATAAAAACTGTACAATAAAAATATCATAACTGAATGTAAACTACTGTGTACTGTATCAAAGAATACTTTGAAGAAAATGAGTCGACTACCTGCAGAAAAACTCCCACAGGTCCaggttctgaatcctctgaatgGTTTTGATTGGGTGTCCCATGGTTCTCTCATACAACCTGGCGACCTCCTTGAACTCGTAAGTATCTCTGCTTAACTGGACAAGCTAAAACAGCAATGACAAACTTTTAGAAATAGTGTTATTTACAACGACTGAAAACCTGTATCCTAACAAAAGCTTTGGTGACACTGCACTCCGAAAACCCATACATCTGTGTATGGGTTTGAGTGTGTTAAGGGGGTTCCATTCTTTAAGAATGCTGGCCATACATCGTCATACTGTTGACACAGGTCTTGGATGTCCATACCTGATAGGGATCATCTGTGTTTATCCTTTCCCAGTGGCAGGGAACTGGCAGGGCCAGATTGTCACAAATAAACCTGGTGAAGATGACAGATGACAATTATTCTCGATATCGATTTGTTTCCAGCTTTTATATTATATTTGCCCCCAGATTTAGTATATTCTGTCTTTAACCTTCAGATAGACTAAAGGGTTTCGAGACCTACGATAGAATAACATTATACCAGCCTGTGCATGTTCACTTTAAACAATGGCAGAAAGAGTTTAAAACCCATGAACTCATGAGTACATTTCAGACCACAAACCGATAATCCTACATTAATTATTTTCCTCATACTGTGGCTGATAATACCTGAAGCCAGTTGCAGAGTGAAGGGACCGCTTGATTGGCCGCTGTTTCCCGGTTGTCACATTTATCTGTTTCATAACTGGACAGGAATAATGTCAATCAAATATGAGCCAATCAATGACTATCCCAAACAGCAATTGCTCATAGCAATGAGACAGAATATATTTGCTTTTAGTACCTGAAAAGTCTAGCCGGTAGGTGTACTTGGCAGTGTAGAACTCCATGACACCATGTTGATTCCGGCTGTAGTGCTGTTCAATTTGATCACTGGTCACTGAGCATGCAGCGCTTGGGTCAATCTAGCAGAGACGTTAAGAGTCAGACGGAGATGA
The Osmerus eperlanus chromosome 17, fOsmEpe2.1, whole genome shotgun sequence DNA segment above includes these coding regions:
- the LOC134037445 gene encoding protein mono-ADP-ribosyltransferase PARP11-like gives rise to the protein MFAIRTPEEECSSEVEEMDTSEPNWCWFYLAECGVWHMFEIDPSAACSVTSDQIEQHYSRNQHGVMEFYTAKYTYRLDFSVMKQINVTTGKQRPIKRSLHSATGFRFICDNLALPVPCHWERINTDDPYQLVQLSRDTYEFKEVARLYERTMGHPIKTIQRIQNLDLWEFFCRKKAQLRKVKRAQDIEERMLFHGTGHSNVPAICTYNFDWRLTGSHGDVYGKGSYFARDAKYSSKFCLTTGKHNFALQKHGLAPPIFASEPPYKTMFLARVLVGEYTLGHPLYCRPPSKDASYTNFFDSCVDDVANPKIYVIFDSNQIYPEYLIEFY